The Pseudofrankia inefficax genome window below encodes:
- a CDS encoding type I polyketide synthase, protein MSDDQIRYLLRRVSAELHDTRARLREAEDQWREPIAIVGTACRFPGGANSPEQLWRLVAAGGDAVTEFPTDRGWDLDGLFDPDPDTPGTSYTRHGAFLADIAGFDNELFGISPREALATDPQHRLLLETTWELLERAGIDPATLRGGRTGTFIGTNGQDYAWRLTEVPPAVEGYIGAGNAASVASGRIAYTFGFEGPAVTVDTACSASLVALHLAAASLRSGESALAVAGGVTVVASPLGFTEFSRQRGLAVDGRCKPFAAAADGTGWAEGVGLLLLERLSDAQRNGHRVLALVRGSAINSDGASNGLTAPNGPAQERVIRAALASAGLTAADVDLLEAHGTGTTLGDPIEARALLATYGRDRPADRPAWLGGVKSNIGHTQAAAGVAGVIKAVEAIRHGVLPKTLHVDAPTPHVDWDAGAVRLLTESQPWPEGENPRRAAVSSFGISGTNAHVILEQAPEPAEPAPAPAGAAPADTHQLPLPWVLTAHTPAALAARAGALAAHLRERPAAAADIAYSLATTRTALEHRAVIVAATAEAALPALDTLTAGDDAAEPANANTARGAAEGSDALAVLFTGQGSQRIGMGAELYRAFPTFAAAFDAVATELDRHLAGHARHSVRDVVFGAAGVGDGELDQTLYTQTGLFAVETALFRLFESWGLRPDYVTGHSIGEVTAAHVAGVLALPDAAALVAARARLMAALPAGGAMVALRATEAEARDALAGVDGVDLAAVNGPSSVVLSGDERAVLAVAETFAREGRKTRRLTVSHAFHSPHVDGVLAEFRAVVAGLSFAAPAISVVSNLTGTIATAAELTDPEYWVRHVRGAVRFADVVAELHRAGVSAYLELGPDGTLSALAEETVTDALTGAGGEASRPVFAPALRRDRPEPATVVGALAQAYTRGARLDWDAVFTDLAGRLPVVAELPTYPFQRRRYWLDVPRPRATAPGLRATGHPLLTGATTLAGDATTLAVGTISGLDHPWVLDHVVSGTVLVPATAFVEAALRAGRDAGLDVLAELVIVEPLTLADDGTAEIQVRVGPDDGSGRHPVEVHARDAGAETADWHRHATGFLTSEPDARAADWDLAEWPPPGAVPADVSDLYDQLRVAGLAYGPAFAGLRAGWYRGEEIFAEAELPAGEWPAASAFGLHPALLDSVLHLGTLRGLADLPPGENRLPFAWDGVRVHAVGANAVRVRLVASAPDAATAWIADGTGAPVLSIDRLRSRRVPAGRRPGDRRSDALFTLDWIEAPAADGGSAPELRVLEIDSQAGATTPDAAHAATAQALHAVTDRLGDGRPDEAARLVVLTRGGVDAGGQDVPDPALAAVWGLVSSAQAEAPDTVVLVDTDGSEASSDALAGAVAAAVAAGEPRLALRSGRALIPRLVRAVPPGEQPIGLGWDPDGTVLITGGTGTLGALLARHLVTRHGLRHLVLASRSGDRDEAARRLLGELAEAGGQVTAAAVDVSDRDALAALLAAIPAEHPLTAVVHTAGVIEDGLLASLTEDRVAKALRAKADAAWHLHELTRTAGLAGFVLYSSVTGIVGGPGQGAYAAANTFLDALAARRRAEGLPATSLAWGMWEPRSGLTAHLSDADRARSARAGLVALSAADGLALFDAALTLDAPLVVPAALDLAAVGRATGGVPAPLRGLVRGQRRPVPTAATLNGTGGRTGEPAAARPGGALAGRLAGLAPADREAFALDLVRAEVAVVLGAPVEDVSGRRPFADAGFDSLTAVELRNRLDAATGLRLPATLTFDYPTPAAVAAHLLERLADSPAPTAPTAATAARRRPGRPDDDPIVIVAAACRFPGGVGSPEDLWRLLVEETDAVSEFPADRGWPTDALYDPDPAAFGRTYTRQGGFLRDVADFDARFFEISPREALATDPQQRLLLEASWELLERAGIDPATLRGSRTGVFAGVMYQDYASRLAQAPPALEGYLGNGTAGSVASGRIAYTFGFEGPAVTIDTACSSSLVALHLAVQSLRTGECDLALAGGVSIMASPAAFVDLSRQRALSADGRAKAFAAAADGVGWGEGLGLLLVERLSDATAAGHPVLAVVRGTAVNQDGASNGLTAPNGPSQQRVIRAALDAAGLAPHQVDAVEAHGTGTPLGDPIEAQALLATYGQGRPADRPLWLGSVKSNIAHTQAAAGAAGVIKMVEAIRHGLLPRTLHVDGPTPVVDWTAGAVELLTEARPWPETGAPRRAGVSSFGVSGTNAHVVLEQAPPADPVDPERPARGVVPWVLSGHTRKALRAQAARLADAVEADPELNLADVGHSLLATRARFVERAVVIGSDRAELLAGLRALADGRDAPNLVTGTAGEPGKTAFLFPGQGSQWLGMAEALLDTAPAFAERIAQCDRALAPHVGFSLVDVLRGRPGTPSLDAIEVLQPTLWGVLTALAEVWRSFGVRPDTVLGQSQGEITAATVAGALSLEDAARVVALRSQITVPLLEHGRLAAVALPSDEIEARLSRWPDRLWLAGVTSPSGGIVAGETAAVGELVAELSAEDVRARVLPSSFASHSPHVEPVRAQLSAALAGLAPRPGETAILSTVTAELVDGAGLDADYWYCNLREPVRLLAATQALLAMGHTVFVEVSPHPVLGFSVQESADAAGAATAVFTGTLRRDEGGLERFYAALAALWTRGVEVAWAQAFAGLAPRRVDLPTYAFQRRRYWLDAPTSLGGPVESGPDGLEADDDDRPRLLERVAGLTGADREAAVLEHVLEALTGVLALDDLEEAERPSADLAFRELGLTSLTAVELRNLLAADSGLALPATLVFDYPTPNAVAAHLAPQLATVELAPASPSGGGRSGPPNGSRRPTEAGGQAVRDALAALEAAVLADAPPDPGQADLSARLRALADEWARRSGDWAELDEWAGPDGGDEIDLDAASDEELFALVDDNSVE, encoded by the coding sequence ATGAGCGACGACCAGATCCGTTACCTGCTCCGGCGGGTGAGCGCGGAACTCCACGACACGCGGGCCCGGCTGCGCGAGGCCGAGGACCAGTGGCGCGAGCCGATCGCCATCGTCGGGACCGCCTGCCGCTTCCCGGGCGGCGCGAACTCCCCCGAACAGCTGTGGCGGCTCGTCGCGGCCGGCGGCGACGCCGTCACGGAGTTCCCCACCGACCGAGGCTGGGACCTGGACGGGCTGTTCGACCCCGATCCCGACACGCCGGGCACGTCCTACACCCGGCACGGCGCGTTCCTGGCCGACATCGCCGGCTTCGACAACGAGCTGTTCGGCATCTCGCCCCGCGAGGCGCTGGCCACCGACCCGCAGCACCGCCTCCTGCTGGAGACGACGTGGGAGCTCCTCGAACGCGCCGGGATCGACCCGGCGACCCTGCGCGGCGGGCGGACCGGCACGTTCATCGGGACGAACGGCCAGGACTACGCCTGGCGGCTGACCGAGGTGCCGCCGGCCGTCGAGGGCTACATCGGCGCCGGCAACGCGGCGAGCGTCGCCTCGGGCCGCATCGCGTACACCTTCGGCTTCGAGGGCCCGGCCGTCACCGTCGACACCGCGTGCTCGGCCTCGCTGGTCGCGCTGCACCTGGCCGCCGCCTCGCTGCGGTCCGGGGAGAGCGCGCTCGCGGTGGCCGGCGGGGTCACGGTGGTCGCGTCGCCGCTGGGCTTCACCGAGTTCTCCCGCCAGCGTGGCCTGGCCGTCGACGGGCGGTGCAAGCCGTTCGCCGCCGCGGCGGACGGCACCGGCTGGGCCGAGGGCGTCGGCCTGCTGCTGCTGGAGCGCCTCTCCGACGCCCAGCGCAACGGGCACCGGGTGCTCGCCCTGGTCCGGGGCAGCGCGATCAACTCCGACGGCGCCTCCAACGGCCTCACCGCACCCAACGGCCCGGCCCAGGAGCGCGTCATCCGGGCCGCACTGGCCAGCGCCGGGCTGACCGCAGCCGACGTCGACCTCCTCGAGGCGCACGGCACCGGCACGACGCTCGGCGACCCGATCGAGGCCCGGGCGCTGCTCGCCACCTACGGCCGGGACCGGCCGGCCGATCGGCCGGCCTGGCTGGGCGGGGTGAAGTCCAACATCGGCCACACCCAGGCCGCCGCGGGGGTGGCCGGCGTCATCAAGGCCGTCGAGGCCATCCGGCACGGCGTCCTGCCGAAGACCCTGCACGTCGACGCGCCGACCCCGCACGTCGACTGGGACGCCGGAGCCGTCCGGCTGCTCACCGAGTCCCAGCCCTGGCCCGAGGGCGAGAACCCCCGGCGGGCCGCCGTCTCCTCCTTCGGCATCAGCGGCACCAACGCCCACGTCATCCTGGAGCAGGCCCCCGAGCCGGCCGAACCGGCGCCGGCCCCGGCCGGCGCGGCCCCAGCCGACACCCATCAGCTCCCGCTGCCCTGGGTGCTCACGGCCCACACCCCGGCCGCCCTCGCCGCCCGGGCCGGCGCGCTGGCCGCCCACCTGCGGGAGCGGCCAGCGGCGGCGGCCGACATCGCCTACTCACTGGCGACGACCCGGACCGCGCTCGAACATCGGGCCGTGATCGTCGCCGCGACGGCCGAGGCGGCCCTGCCGGCGCTGGACACGCTGACCGCCGGCGACGACGCCGCAGAGCCAGCCAACGCCAACACGGCCCGGGGCGCGGCCGAGGGCTCCGACGCCCTCGCCGTCCTGTTCACCGGCCAGGGCAGCCAGCGCATCGGCATGGGCGCCGAGCTGTACCGGGCGTTCCCCACCTTCGCGGCGGCGTTCGACGCGGTGGCCACCGAGCTGGACCGCCACCTCGCCGGGCACGCCCGGCACTCGGTGCGCGACGTCGTGTTCGGCGCCGCCGGGGTCGGCGACGGCGAGCTCGACCAGACCCTCTACACGCAGACCGGGCTGTTCGCGGTGGAGACCGCCCTGTTCCGGCTGTTCGAGTCCTGGGGGCTGCGGCCCGACTACGTGACCGGGCACTCGATCGGCGAGGTCACGGCGGCGCACGTCGCCGGGGTCCTCGCCCTGCCGGACGCGGCCGCCCTGGTGGCCGCCCGGGCCCGCCTGATGGCCGCGCTGCCGGCCGGCGGGGCGATGGTCGCCCTGCGCGCCACCGAGGCCGAGGCGCGGGACGCCCTGGCCGGCGTCGACGGCGTCGACCTGGCAGCGGTCAACGGGCCGAGCTCCGTCGTGCTGTCCGGGGACGAGCGGGCGGTGCTCGCCGTGGCCGAGACCTTCGCCCGCGAGGGCCGCAAGACCCGGCGGCTCACCGTCAGCCACGCCTTCCACTCGCCGCATGTCGACGGCGTGCTGGCCGAGTTCCGGGCGGTCGTCGCCGGCCTGTCCTTCGCCGCGCCGGCCATCTCGGTGGTCTCCAACCTCACCGGGACGATCGCGACCGCCGCCGAGCTGACCGACCCGGAGTACTGGGTCCGCCACGTCCGGGGCGCCGTCCGCTTCGCCGACGTCGTCGCCGAGCTGCACCGGGCCGGGGTCAGCGCGTACCTGGAGCTCGGCCCCGACGGGACGCTGTCCGCCCTGGCCGAGGAGACCGTCACCGACGCGCTGACCGGCGCGGGCGGGGAGGCGTCCCGGCCCGTGTTCGCCCCGGCGCTGCGCCGCGACCGGCCCGAGCCGGCCACCGTCGTCGGCGCGCTGGCCCAGGCGTACACGCGGGGCGCGCGGCTGGACTGGGACGCCGTGTTCACCGACCTCGCCGGACGCCTCCCGGTCGTCGCCGAGCTGCCGACCTACCCCTTCCAGCGGCGCCGCTACTGGCTGGACGTCCCCCGCCCGCGCGCGACCGCCCCCGGTCTGAGGGCCACCGGGCACCCGCTGCTGACCGGGGCGACGACCCTGGCCGGCGACGCCACGACGCTCGCGGTCGGCACGATCTCCGGCCTGGACCATCCCTGGGTGCTCGACCACGTCGTGTCCGGGACCGTCCTGGTGCCGGCCACGGCCTTCGTCGAGGCCGCCCTGCGGGCCGGCCGGGACGCGGGCCTGGACGTCCTGGCCGAGCTGGTCATCGTCGAGCCGCTCACCCTGGCCGACGACGGCACGGCCGAGATCCAGGTCAGGGTCGGCCCTGACGACGGCAGCGGGCGGCATCCGGTCGAGGTGCACGCCCGGGATGCCGGCGCCGAGACGGCGGACTGGCACCGGCACGCCACCGGCTTCCTCACCAGCGAGCCCGACGCCCGGGCCGCGGACTGGGACCTGGCCGAGTGGCCGCCCCCGGGAGCGGTCCCGGCCGACGTGTCCGACCTCTACGACCAGCTGCGCGTGGCCGGCCTCGCCTACGGCCCGGCGTTCGCGGGCCTGCGGGCCGGCTGGTACCGGGGCGAGGAGATCTTCGCCGAGGCCGAGCTGCCGGCCGGCGAGTGGCCGGCGGCCAGCGCGTTCGGCCTGCACCCGGCGCTGCTGGACTCGGTCCTGCACCTGGGCACCCTGCGCGGCCTGGCCGACCTGCCCCCCGGGGAGAACCGGCTGCCGTTCGCCTGGGACGGCGTGCGCGTGCACGCGGTGGGCGCGAACGCGGTCCGGGTCCGGCTGGTCGCGTCCGCGCCCGACGCGGCGACGGCCTGGATCGCCGACGGGACCGGCGCGCCCGTCCTGTCGATCGACCGGCTGCGCTCCCGGCGGGTCCCGGCCGGCCGGCGGCCCGGCGACCGGCGCTCCGACGCCCTGTTCACCCTCGACTGGATCGAGGCCCCGGCCGCGGACGGCGGAAGCGCGCCCGAACTCAGGGTCCTGGAGATCGACTCACAGGCCGGCGCGACGACGCCCGACGCCGCCCACGCCGCCACGGCTCAGGCACTGCACGCCGTCACCGACCGGCTCGGTGACGGCCGGCCCGACGAGGCCGCTCGACTGGTCGTCCTGACCAGGGGCGGCGTCGACGCGGGCGGCCAGGACGTGCCCGACCCAGCCCTCGCGGCGGTGTGGGGACTGGTCAGCTCGGCGCAGGCCGAGGCGCCCGACACCGTCGTCCTGGTCGACACCGACGGCTCGGAGGCGTCGAGCGACGCCCTGGCCGGCGCGGTCGCGGCGGCGGTCGCCGCCGGCGAGCCGCGCCTGGCGCTGCGCTCCGGGCGGGCGCTCATCCCCCGCCTGGTCCGGGCCGTTCCGCCAGGGGAGCAGCCGATCGGCCTGGGCTGGGACCCGGATGGCACGGTGCTGATCACCGGCGGGACCGGCACGCTCGGAGCCCTGCTCGCCCGCCACCTCGTCACCCGCCACGGCCTACGCCACCTGGTGCTGGCCAGCCGCAGTGGGGACCGCGACGAGGCCGCCCGCCGGCTGCTCGGCGAGCTCGCCGAGGCCGGCGGCCAGGTCACGGCGGCGGCCGTGGACGTGTCCGACCGGGACGCGCTCGCGGCCCTGCTCGCCGCGATCCCCGCCGAGCACCCGCTGACCGCCGTCGTCCACACCGCCGGCGTGATCGAGGACGGGCTGCTGGCGTCGCTGACCGAGGACCGCGTCGCGAAGGCGCTGCGGGCGAAGGCCGACGCGGCCTGGCACCTGCACGAGCTGACCCGGACGGCCGGTCTGGCCGGCTTCGTCCTCTACTCCTCGGTGACCGGGATCGTCGGCGGCCCCGGGCAGGGCGCCTATGCCGCGGCCAACACCTTCCTCGACGCCCTGGCCGCGCGGCGGCGGGCCGAGGGCCTGCCCGCGACGTCACTGGCCTGGGGAATGTGGGAGCCGCGCAGCGGGCTGACCGCCCACCTCTCCGACGCCGACCGCGCCCGGTCGGCCCGGGCCGGCCTGGTGGCGCTGAGCGCGGCCGACGGGCTGGCCCTGTTCGACGCCGCCCTCACTCTGGACGCGCCACTGGTCGTCCCGGCCGCGCTCGACCTGGCGGCGGTCGGCCGGGCGACCGGCGGCGTGCCGGCCCCGCTGCGCGGCCTGGTCCGTGGCCAGCGACGGCCGGTGCCCACCGCCGCGACCCTCAACGGGACCGGCGGCAGGACCGGCGAACCCGCCGCCGCGCGGCCCGGTGGCGCCCTGGCCGGCCGGCTGGCCGGGCTGGCACCGGCCGACCGGGAGGCGTTCGCGCTCGACCTGGTCCGCGCCGAGGTGGCCGTCGTGCTCGGCGCCCCGGTCGAGGACGTCTCGGGCCGACGGCCGTTCGCGGACGCGGGGTTCGACTCGCTCACCGCCGTCGAGCTGCGCAACCGGCTCGACGCGGCGACCGGCCTGCGGCTGCCGGCCACCCTCACCTTCGACTACCCGACCCCGGCCGCCGTCGCCGCCCACCTGCTGGAACGGCTGGCGGACTCCCCGGCACCGACAGCGCCCACCGCCGCGACCGCAGCCCGGCGGCGGCCCGGCCGGCCCGACGACGACCCGATCGTCATCGTCGCCGCCGCCTGCCGCTTCCCCGGCGGCGTCGGCTCACCCGAGGACCTGTGGCGGCTGCTGGTCGAGGAGACCGACGCCGTCTCCGAGTTCCCGGCCGACCGGGGCTGGCCCACCGACGCGCTCTACGACCCCGACCCGGCCGCCTTCGGCCGGACCTACACCCGCCAGGGCGGCTTCCTGCGCGACGTCGCCGACTTCGACGCCCGCTTCTTCGAGATCTCCCCCCGGGAGGCCCTGGCCACCGACCCGCAGCAGCGCCTGCTGCTGGAGGCGAGCTGGGAGCTGCTGGAACGGGCCGGCATCGACCCGGCGACGCTGCGCGGCAGCCGGACCGGCGTGTTCGCCGGGGTGATGTACCAGGACTACGCCTCCCGGCTGGCGCAGGCGCCGCCCGCGCTGGAGGGCTACCTCGGCAACGGCACCGCCGGCAGCGTCGCCTCGGGGCGGATCGCCTACACCTTCGGCTTCGAGGGCCCGGCGGTCACCATCGACACCGCCTGCTCGTCCTCCCTGGTCGCACTGCACCTCGCCGTCCAGTCGCTACGGACCGGCGAGTGCGACCTGGCCCTGGCCGGCGGCGTGTCGATCATGGCGTCGCCGGCGGCCTTCGTGGACCTCTCCCGGCAGCGGGCGCTGTCGGCCGACGGGCGGGCCAAGGCGTTCGCGGCAGCGGCCGACGGGGTCGGCTGGGGCGAGGGCCTGGGACTGCTGCTGGTCGAACGGCTCTCCGACGCGACAGCGGCAGGCCACCCGGTGCTCGCCGTGGTCCGCGGGACGGCGGTCAACCAGGACGGGGCGTCCAACGGGCTGACCGCGCCGAACGGGCCGTCGCAGCAGCGGGTGATCCGGGCCGCGCTGGACGCGGCGGGCCTCGCGCCGCATCAGGTCGACGCGGTCGAGGCTCACGGCACCGGCACCCCGCTGGGCGACCCGATCGAGGCCCAGGCCCTACTGGCCACCTACGGCCAGGGCCGGCCGGCCGACCGACCGCTGTGGCTCGGCTCGGTCAAGAGCAACATCGCGCACACCCAGGCTGCCGCCGGCGCTGCCGGCGTCATCAAGATGGTCGAGGCCATCCGGCACGGCCTGCTCCCGCGCACCCTGCACGTGGACGGGCCGACGCCGGTGGTCGACTGGACCGCCGGCGCGGTGGAGCTCCTGACCGAGGCCCGGCCCTGGCCCGAGACGGGGGCTCCCCGGCGGGCCGGCGTGTCGTCGTTCGGCGTCAGCGGCACCAACGCGCACGTCGTCCTGGAGCAGGCACCCCCAGCCGACCCGGTCGACCCGGAACGGCCGGCGCGCGGCGTCGTGCCCTGGGTGCTGTCGGGCCACACCCGCAAGGCGCTGCGGGCACAGGCCGCCCGCCTGGCCGACGCGGTCGAGGCCGACCCCGAGCTGAACCTGGCCGACGTCGGACACTCCCTGCTCGCGACCCGGGCGCGCTTCGTCGAGCGGGCCGTAGTGATCGGTTCCGACCGGGCCGAGCTCCTCGCTGGGCTGCGCGCGCTGGCCGACGGGCGGGACGCGCCGAACCTGGTGACCGGAACGGCCGGCGAGCCGGGGAAGACCGCGTTCCTGTTCCCCGGTCAGGGCTCGCAGTGGCTCGGGATGGCCGAGGCGCTGCTGGACACCGCCCCGGCCTTCGCCGAGCGGATCGCCCAGTGCGACCGGGCGCTCGCCCCCCACGTCGGGTTCTCGCTCGTCGACGTGCTGCGCGGCCGGCCCGGCACTCCCTCCCTGGACGCGATCGAGGTGCTCCAGCCCACCCTGTGGGGAGTGCTGACCGCGCTGGCCGAGGTGTGGCGGTCCTTCGGCGTCCGGCCGGACACGGTGCTCGGGCAGAGCCAGGGCGAGATCACCGCGGCCACCGTGGCCGGGGCACTCAGCCTGGAGGACGCGGCCCGGGTCGTGGCGCTGCGCAGCCAGATCACCGTGCCGCTGCTGGAGCACGGCCGGCTGGCGGCCGTCGCGCTGCCGAGCGACGAGATCGAGGCCAGGCTCTCGCGGTGGCCGGACCGGCTCTGGCTGGCCGGGGTGACGAGCCCGTCGGGCGGCATCGTCGCCGGCGAGACGGCGGCGGTGGGCGAGCTCGTCGCCGAGCTGTCCGCCGAGGACGTGCGGGCCCGGGTGCTGCCCAGCTCGTTCGCCTCCCACTCGCCGCACGTCGAGCCGGTCCGCGCGCAGCTGTCGGCCGCGCTGGCGGGGCTCGCCCCGCGGCCCGGCGAGACCGCGATCCTCTCGACCGTCACGGCCGAGCTCGTCGACGGTGCCGGGCTGGACGCCGACTACTGGTACTGCAACCTGCGCGAACCGGTGCGTCTGCTCGCGGCCACCCAGGCGCTGCTGGCCATGGGGCACACCGTGTTCGTCGAGGTCAGCCCGCACCCGGTTCTCGGGTTCAGCGTCCAGGAGAGCGCCGACGCGGCCGGGGCCGCCACCGCCGTCTTCACCGGCACGCTGCGCCGCGACGAGGGCGGCCTGGAGCGCTTCTACGCCGCGCTGGCCGCGCTGTGGACGCGGGGCGTGGAGGTCGCCTGGGCCCAGGCCTTCGCGGGCCTGGCGCCACGCCGGGTGGACCTACCCACGTACGCCTTCCAACGACGGCGTTACTGGCTGGACGCCCCGACGAGCCTCGGCGGTCCCGTCGAGTCCGGCCCGGACGGCCTGGAGGCGGACGACGACGACCGGCCGAGGCTGCTCGAGCGGGTCGCCGGCCTCACCGGGGCCGACCGGGAGGCCGCCGTCCTCGAACACGTCCTGGAGGCGCTGACCGGCGTGCTGGCCCTGGACGATCTCGAGGAGGCCGAGCGGCCCAGCGCCGACCTGGCGTTCCGCGAGCTCGGGCTGACCTCGCTCACCGCCGTCGAGCTGCGCAACCTGCTGGCCGCCGACAGCGGCCTGGCCCTGCCCGCGACCCTGGTCTTCGACTACCCGACCCCGAACGCGGTCGCGGCCCACCTGGCCCCCCAACTGGCGACGGTCGAGCTGGCGCCAGCCAGTCCGAGCGGCGGTGGCCGCTCCGGTCCCCCCAACGGCTCCCGTCGCCCCACCGAGGCCGGCGGACAAGCCGTCCGCGACGCGCTGGCCGCTCTTGAGGCCGCCGTGCTCGCCGACGCGCCACCCGACCCCGGCCAGGCCGACCTGTCGGCCCGGCTGCGCGCCCTCGCCGACGAGTGGGCCCGGCGGTCCGGGGACTGGGCCGAGCTCGACGAGTGGGCCGGTCCGGACGGCGGCGACGAGATCGACCTGGACGCCGCCTCGGACGAGGAGCTGTTCGCGCTGGTCGACGACAACTCCGTCGAATGA